A stretch of the Chanos chanos chromosome 1, fChaCha1.1, whole genome shotgun sequence genome encodes the following:
- the LOC115826643 gene encoding tripartite motif-containing protein 16-like isoform X1, translating into MAEDSLSTQDPLICPVCLDLFNDPVTIPCGHSYCMSCIEGCWDQNDQRGIYSCPQCRQTFTQRPVLNKNTTLADLAEKKRKIGLQAAPPAVCYVGPGDVECDICTGRKLKAVKSCLLCLVSFCETHLQPHYESPAYKKHKLVEASTQLQDRICSQHDKVMEIYCRTDQKMICYLCTMDEHKGHDTVSAAAERTEKQRQLGETQRKSRQRIQEREKELQELKQAVNSLRISAQTAVEDSERIFTETIQLIERKRSEVIEQIRVKEKAELSQTEDHIKKLERDIADLRKRDTELEQLSHTEDHLQFLQSFQFLSVHSGVKELSSMTVNPVFSFEDVRQSVSEMKKRLEKFLIQFFSSHALYSILSSIVNKDQLFLPVQPKTREEFLKYSCQLTLDPKTAHKQLRLSDGNRKATRTNTAKPYPDHPERFQKRGQVLCRESLCGRCYWEVEWSGWVSIAVSYKDISRKGEGKECGFGLNNQSWRLTCSHTHYSFMHDNNETKMPILDSHSRIGVYLDHRAGILSFYSVSDTMTLLHRFQTTFTQPLYAGFWVYGSCQIKNLS; encoded by the exons ATGGCTGAAGATTCTTTATCAACTCAAGACCCACTcatctgtcctgtctgtctggattTATTTAATGATCCAgtgactattccctgtggacacagttactgtatgagCTGTATTGAGGGCTGCTGGGATCAGAATGATCAGAGAGGAATCTATAGTTGTCCCCAGTGTAGACAGACCTTCACCCAAAGACCTGTTCTCAATAAGAATACCACACTGGCTGATCTggctgagaaaaaaaggaaaataggaCTCCAggctgctcctcctgctgtctgttatgttggacctggagatgtggagtgtgacatcTGCACTGGGAGAAAACTCAAAGCTGTCAAATCCTGTCTGTTGTGTCTGGTGTCATTTTGTGAAACTCACCTCCAGCCTCACTACGAATCTCCTGCCTACAAGAAACACAAGCTGGTCGAAGCCTCCACACAACTACAGGACAGGATCTGCTCTCAGCATGACAAAGTAATGGAGATTTACTGTCGCACTGACCAAAAGATGATCTGCTATTTGTGTACAATGGATGAACACAAAGGCCATGATACAGTCTCAGCAGCAGCTGAAAGGACtgagaaacag AGGCAGTTGGGGGAGACTCAGAGAAAATCCAGACAaagaatccaggagagagagaaggagctacAGGAGCTGAAACAGGCTGTGAATTCTCTGAGG atctctgcacagacagcagtggaggacagtgagaggatctttactgagaCGATCCAGTTGATTGAGAGAAAACGCTCTGAGGTGATAGAACAGATCAGAGTTAAGGAGAAGGCCGAACTGAGTCAGACTGAAGATCACATAAAGAAACTGGAGCGGGACATTGCTGatctgaggaagagagacactgagctggagcagctttcacacacagaggatcaccTCCAGTTCCTCCAG agtttccagtttctctctgttcattcaggAGTTAAAGAGTTAAGCAGCATGACTGTCAATCCGGTcttctcttttgaggatgtgaggcaatctgtctctgaaatgaaGAAGAGACTAGAGAAATTCCTCA TCcagttcttctcctctcatGCTTTGTATTCAATACTTTCCTCCATAGTTAATAAAGACCAGCTTTTCTTACCTGTTCAGCCCAAAACCAGAGAGGAATTCTTAAAGT ATTCCTGTCAgctcacactggatcccaaGACAGCACATAAACAACTCCGTCTGTCTGATGGGAACAGAAAGGCGACAAGGACTAATACAGCTAAgccatatcctgatcatccagagagatttcaAAAGCGGGGGCAGGTTCTCtgtagagagagtttgtgtgggcgctgttactgggaggttgAGTGGAGTGGGTGGGTCTCTATAGCAGTCTCATATAAAGACATCAGCAGGAAAGGGGAAGGTAAAGAGTGTGGGTTTGGACTCAATAATCAGTCCTGGAGATTAACCTGTTCTCACACTCATTACTCCTTCATGCACGACAACAATGAGACAAAAATGCCAATACTAGACAGCCATTCTagaataggagtgtatctggatcACAGGGCAGGAATTCTGTCTttctacagcgtctctgacacaatgaccctcctccacagattccagaccacattcactcagcccctctatgcTGGATTCTGGGTTTATGGATCTTGTCAGATTAAGAACCTGTCATGA
- the LOC115826643 gene encoding tripartite motif-containing protein 16-like isoform X5, translating into MAEDSLSTQDPLICPVCLDLFNDPVTIPCGHSYCMSCIEGCWDQNDQRGIYSCPQCRQTFTQRPVLNKNTTLADLAEKKRKIGLQAAPPAVCYVGPGDVECDICTGRKLKAVKSCLLCLVSFCETHLQPHYESPAYKKHKLVEASTQLQDRICSQHDKVMEIYCRTDQKMICYLCTMDEHKGHDTVSAAAERTEKQRQLGETQRKSRQRIQEREKELQELKQAVNSLRISAQTAVEDSERIFTETIQLIERKRSEVIEQIRVKEKAELSQTEDHIKKLERDIADLRKRDTELEQLSHTEDHLQFLQSFQFLSVHSGVKELSSMTVNPVFSFEDVRQSVSEMKKRLEKFLSEETINQLFLPVQPKTREEFLKYSCQLTLDPKTAHKQLRLSDGNRKATRTNTAKPYPDHPERFQKRGQVLCRESLCGRCYWEVEWSGWVSIAVSYKDISRKGEGKECGFGLNNQSWRLTCSHTHYSFMHDNNETKMPILDSHSRIGVYLDHRAGILSFYSVSDTMTLLHRFQTTFTQPLYAGFWVYGSCQIKNLS; encoded by the exons ATGGCTGAAGATTCTTTATCAACTCAAGACCCACTcatctgtcctgtctgtctggattTATTTAATGATCCAgtgactattccctgtggacacagttactgtatgagCTGTATTGAGGGCTGCTGGGATCAGAATGATCAGAGAGGAATCTATAGTTGTCCCCAGTGTAGACAGACCTTCACCCAAAGACCTGTTCTCAATAAGAATACCACACTGGCTGATCTggctgagaaaaaaaggaaaataggaCTCCAggctgctcctcctgctgtctgttatgttggacctggagatgtggagtgtgacatcTGCACTGGGAGAAAACTCAAAGCTGTCAAATCCTGTCTGTTGTGTCTGGTGTCATTTTGTGAAACTCACCTCCAGCCTCACTACGAATCTCCTGCCTACAAGAAACACAAGCTGGTCGAAGCCTCCACACAACTACAGGACAGGATCTGCTCTCAGCATGACAAAGTAATGGAGATTTACTGTCGCACTGACCAAAAGATGATCTGCTATTTGTGTACAATGGATGAACACAAAGGCCATGATACAGTCTCAGCAGCAGCTGAAAGGACtgagaaacag AGGCAGTTGGGGGAGACTCAGAGAAAATCCAGACAaagaatccaggagagagagaaggagctacAGGAGCTGAAACAGGCTGTGAATTCTCTGAGG atctctgcacagacagcagtggaggacagtgagaggatctttactgagaCGATCCAGTTGATTGAGAGAAAACGCTCTGAGGTGATAGAACAGATCAGAGTTAAGGAGAAGGCCGAACTGAGTCAGACTGAAGATCACATAAAGAAACTGGAGCGGGACATTGCTGatctgaggaagagagacactgagctggagcagctttcacacacagaggatcaccTCCAGTTCCTCCAG agtttccagtttctctctgttcattcaggAGTTAAAGAGTTAAGCAGCATGACTGTCAATCCGGTcttctcttttgaggatgtgaggcaatctgtctctgaaatgaaGAAGAGACTAGAGAAATTCCTCAGTGAAGAGACAATCA ACCAGCTTTTCTTACCTGTTCAGCCCAAAACCAGAGAGGAATTCTTAAAGT ATTCCTGTCAgctcacactggatcccaaGACAGCACATAAACAACTCCGTCTGTCTGATGGGAACAGAAAGGCGACAAGGACTAATACAGCTAAgccatatcctgatcatccagagagatttcaAAAGCGGGGGCAGGTTCTCtgtagagagagtttgtgtgggcgctgttactgggaggttgAGTGGAGTGGGTGGGTCTCTATAGCAGTCTCATATAAAGACATCAGCAGGAAAGGGGAAGGTAAAGAGTGTGGGTTTGGACTCAATAATCAGTCCTGGAGATTAACCTGTTCTCACACTCATTACTCCTTCATGCACGACAACAATGAGACAAAAATGCCAATACTAGACAGCCATTCTagaataggagtgtatctggatcACAGGGCAGGAATTCTGTCTttctacagcgtctctgacacaatgaccctcctccacagattccagaccacattcactcagcccctctatgcTGGATTCTGGGTTTATGGATCTTGTCAGATTAAGAACCTGTCATGA
- the LOC115826643 gene encoding tripartite motif-containing protein 16-like isoform X4 translates to MAEDSLSTQDPLICPVCLDLFNDPVTIPCGHSYCMSCIEGCWDQNDQRGIYSCPQCRQTFTQRPVLNKNTTLADLAEKKRKIGLQAAPPAVCYVGPGDVECDICTGRKLKAVKSCLLCLVSFCETHLQPHYESPAYKKHKLVEASTQLQDRICSQHDKVMEIYCRTDQKMICYLCTMDEHKGHDTVSAAAERTEKQRQLGETQRKSRQRIQEREKELQELKQAVNSLRISAQTAVEDSERIFTETIQLIERKRSEVIEQIRVKEKAELSQTEDHIKKLERDIADLRKRDTELEQLSHTEDHLQFLQSFQFLSVHSGVKELSSMTVNPVFSFEDVRQSVSEMKKRLEKFLSEETIINKDQLFLPVQPKTREEFLKYSCQLTLDPKTAHKQLRLSDGNRKATRTNTAKPYPDHPERFQKRGQVLCRESLCGRCYWEVEWSGWVSIAVSYKDISRKGEGKECGFGLNNQSWRLTCSHTHYSFMHDNNETKMPILDSHSRIGVYLDHRAGILSFYSVSDTMTLLHRFQTTFTQPLYAGFWVYGSCQIKNLS, encoded by the exons ATGGCTGAAGATTCTTTATCAACTCAAGACCCACTcatctgtcctgtctgtctggattTATTTAATGATCCAgtgactattccctgtggacacagttactgtatgagCTGTATTGAGGGCTGCTGGGATCAGAATGATCAGAGAGGAATCTATAGTTGTCCCCAGTGTAGACAGACCTTCACCCAAAGACCTGTTCTCAATAAGAATACCACACTGGCTGATCTggctgagaaaaaaaggaaaataggaCTCCAggctgctcctcctgctgtctgttatgttggacctggagatgtggagtgtgacatcTGCACTGGGAGAAAACTCAAAGCTGTCAAATCCTGTCTGTTGTGTCTGGTGTCATTTTGTGAAACTCACCTCCAGCCTCACTACGAATCTCCTGCCTACAAGAAACACAAGCTGGTCGAAGCCTCCACACAACTACAGGACAGGATCTGCTCTCAGCATGACAAAGTAATGGAGATTTACTGTCGCACTGACCAAAAGATGATCTGCTATTTGTGTACAATGGATGAACACAAAGGCCATGATACAGTCTCAGCAGCAGCTGAAAGGACtgagaaacag AGGCAGTTGGGGGAGACTCAGAGAAAATCCAGACAaagaatccaggagagagagaaggagctacAGGAGCTGAAACAGGCTGTGAATTCTCTGAGG atctctgcacagacagcagtggaggacagtgagaggatctttactgagaCGATCCAGTTGATTGAGAGAAAACGCTCTGAGGTGATAGAACAGATCAGAGTTAAGGAGAAGGCCGAACTGAGTCAGACTGAAGATCACATAAAGAAACTGGAGCGGGACATTGCTGatctgaggaagagagacactgagctggagcagctttcacacacagaggatcaccTCCAGTTCCTCCAG agtttccagtttctctctgttcattcaggAGTTAAAGAGTTAAGCAGCATGACTGTCAATCCGGTcttctcttttgaggatgtgaggcaatctgtctctgaaatgaaGAAGAGACTAGAGAAATTCCTCAGTGAAGAGACAATCA TTAATAAAGACCAGCTTTTCTTACCTGTTCAGCCCAAAACCAGAGAGGAATTCTTAAAGT ATTCCTGTCAgctcacactggatcccaaGACAGCACATAAACAACTCCGTCTGTCTGATGGGAACAGAAAGGCGACAAGGACTAATACAGCTAAgccatatcctgatcatccagagagatttcaAAAGCGGGGGCAGGTTCTCtgtagagagagtttgtgtgggcgctgttactgggaggttgAGTGGAGTGGGTGGGTCTCTATAGCAGTCTCATATAAAGACATCAGCAGGAAAGGGGAAGGTAAAGAGTGTGGGTTTGGACTCAATAATCAGTCCTGGAGATTAACCTGTTCTCACACTCATTACTCCTTCATGCACGACAACAATGAGACAAAAATGCCAATACTAGACAGCCATTCTagaataggagtgtatctggatcACAGGGCAGGAATTCTGTCTttctacagcgtctctgacacaatgaccctcctccacagattccagaccacattcactcagcccctctatgcTGGATTCTGGGTTTATGGATCTTGTCAGATTAAGAACCTGTCATGA
- the LOC115826643 gene encoding tripartite motif-containing protein 16-like isoform X3: MAEDSLSTQDPLICPVCLDLFNDPVTIPCGHSYCMSCIEGCWDQNDQRGIYSCPQCRQTFTQRPVLNKNTTLADLAEKKRKIGLQAAPPAVCYVGPGDVECDICTGRKLKAVKSCLLCLVSFCETHLQPHYESPAYKKHKLVEASTQLQDRICSQHDKVMEIYCRTDQKMICYLCTMDEHKGHDTVSAAAERTEKQRQLGETQRKSRQRIQEREKELQELKQAVNSLRISAQTAVEDSERIFTETIQLIERKRSEVIEQIRVKEKAELSQTEDHIKKLERDIADLRKRDTELEQLSHTEDHLQFLQSFQFLSVHSGVKELSSMTVNPVFSFEDVRQSVSEMKKRLEKFLSEETISRPEKDQLFLPVQPKTREEFLKYSCQLTLDPKTAHKQLRLSDGNRKATRTNTAKPYPDHPERFQKRGQVLCRESLCGRCYWEVEWSGWVSIAVSYKDISRKGEGKECGFGLNNQSWRLTCSHTHYSFMHDNNETKMPILDSHSRIGVYLDHRAGILSFYSVSDTMTLLHRFQTTFTQPLYAGFWVYGSCQIKNLS; the protein is encoded by the exons ATGGCTGAAGATTCTTTATCAACTCAAGACCCACTcatctgtcctgtctgtctggattTATTTAATGATCCAgtgactattccctgtggacacagttactgtatgagCTGTATTGAGGGCTGCTGGGATCAGAATGATCAGAGAGGAATCTATAGTTGTCCCCAGTGTAGACAGACCTTCACCCAAAGACCTGTTCTCAATAAGAATACCACACTGGCTGATCTggctgagaaaaaaaggaaaataggaCTCCAggctgctcctcctgctgtctgttatgttggacctggagatgtggagtgtgacatcTGCACTGGGAGAAAACTCAAAGCTGTCAAATCCTGTCTGTTGTGTCTGGTGTCATTTTGTGAAACTCACCTCCAGCCTCACTACGAATCTCCTGCCTACAAGAAACACAAGCTGGTCGAAGCCTCCACACAACTACAGGACAGGATCTGCTCTCAGCATGACAAAGTAATGGAGATTTACTGTCGCACTGACCAAAAGATGATCTGCTATTTGTGTACAATGGATGAACACAAAGGCCATGATACAGTCTCAGCAGCAGCTGAAAGGACtgagaaacag AGGCAGTTGGGGGAGACTCAGAGAAAATCCAGACAaagaatccaggagagagagaaggagctacAGGAGCTGAAACAGGCTGTGAATTCTCTGAGG atctctgcacagacagcagtggaggacagtgagaggatctttactgagaCGATCCAGTTGATTGAGAGAAAACGCTCTGAGGTGATAGAACAGATCAGAGTTAAGGAGAAGGCCGAACTGAGTCAGACTGAAGATCACATAAAGAAACTGGAGCGGGACATTGCTGatctgaggaagagagacactgagctggagcagctttcacacacagaggatcaccTCCAGTTCCTCCAG agtttccagtttctctctgttcattcaggAGTTAAAGAGTTAAGCAGCATGACTGTCAATCCGGTcttctcttttgaggatgtgaggcaatctgtctctgaaatgaaGAAGAGACTAGAGAAATTCCTCAGTGAAGAGACAATCAGTAGACCAGAAAAAG ACCAGCTTTTCTTACCTGTTCAGCCCAAAACCAGAGAGGAATTCTTAAAGT ATTCCTGTCAgctcacactggatcccaaGACAGCACATAAACAACTCCGTCTGTCTGATGGGAACAGAAAGGCGACAAGGACTAATACAGCTAAgccatatcctgatcatccagagagatttcaAAAGCGGGGGCAGGTTCTCtgtagagagagtttgtgtgggcgctgttactgggaggttgAGTGGAGTGGGTGGGTCTCTATAGCAGTCTCATATAAAGACATCAGCAGGAAAGGGGAAGGTAAAGAGTGTGGGTTTGGACTCAATAATCAGTCCTGGAGATTAACCTGTTCTCACACTCATTACTCCTTCATGCACGACAACAATGAGACAAAAATGCCAATACTAGACAGCCATTCTagaataggagtgtatctggatcACAGGGCAGGAATTCTGTCTttctacagcgtctctgacacaatgaccctcctccacagattccagaccacattcactcagcccctctatgcTGGATTCTGGGTTTATGGATCTTGTCAGATTAAGAACCTGTCATGA
- the LOC115826643 gene encoding tripartite motif-containing protein 16-like isoform X2 — MAEDSLSTQDPLICPVCLDLFNDPVTIPCGHSYCMSCIEGCWDQNDQRGIYSCPQCRQTFTQRPVLNKNTTLADLAEKKRKIGLQAAPPAVCYVGPGDVECDICTGRKLKAVKSCLLCLVSFCETHLQPHYESPAYKKHKLVEASTQLQDRICSQHDKVMEIYCRTDQKMICYLCTMDEHKGHDTVSAAAERTEKQRQLGETQRKSRQRIQEREKELQELKQAVNSLRISAQTAVEDSERIFTETIQLIERKRSEVIEQIRVKEKAELSQTEDHIKKLERDIADLRKRDTELEQLSHTEDHLQFLQSFQFLSVHSGVKELSSMTVNPVFSFEDVRQSVSEMKKRLEKFLSEETISRPEKVNKDQLFLPVQPKTREEFLKYSCQLTLDPKTAHKQLRLSDGNRKATRTNTAKPYPDHPERFQKRGQVLCRESLCGRCYWEVEWSGWVSIAVSYKDISRKGEGKECGFGLNNQSWRLTCSHTHYSFMHDNNETKMPILDSHSRIGVYLDHRAGILSFYSVSDTMTLLHRFQTTFTQPLYAGFWVYGSCQIKNLS; from the exons ATGGCTGAAGATTCTTTATCAACTCAAGACCCACTcatctgtcctgtctgtctggattTATTTAATGATCCAgtgactattccctgtggacacagttactgtatgagCTGTATTGAGGGCTGCTGGGATCAGAATGATCAGAGAGGAATCTATAGTTGTCCCCAGTGTAGACAGACCTTCACCCAAAGACCTGTTCTCAATAAGAATACCACACTGGCTGATCTggctgagaaaaaaaggaaaataggaCTCCAggctgctcctcctgctgtctgttatgttggacctggagatgtggagtgtgacatcTGCACTGGGAGAAAACTCAAAGCTGTCAAATCCTGTCTGTTGTGTCTGGTGTCATTTTGTGAAACTCACCTCCAGCCTCACTACGAATCTCCTGCCTACAAGAAACACAAGCTGGTCGAAGCCTCCACACAACTACAGGACAGGATCTGCTCTCAGCATGACAAAGTAATGGAGATTTACTGTCGCACTGACCAAAAGATGATCTGCTATTTGTGTACAATGGATGAACACAAAGGCCATGATACAGTCTCAGCAGCAGCTGAAAGGACtgagaaacag AGGCAGTTGGGGGAGACTCAGAGAAAATCCAGACAaagaatccaggagagagagaaggagctacAGGAGCTGAAACAGGCTGTGAATTCTCTGAGG atctctgcacagacagcagtggaggacagtgagaggatctttactgagaCGATCCAGTTGATTGAGAGAAAACGCTCTGAGGTGATAGAACAGATCAGAGTTAAGGAGAAGGCCGAACTGAGTCAGACTGAAGATCACATAAAGAAACTGGAGCGGGACATTGCTGatctgaggaagagagacactgagctggagcagctttcacacacagaggatcaccTCCAGTTCCTCCAG agtttccagtttctctctgttcattcaggAGTTAAAGAGTTAAGCAGCATGACTGTCAATCCGGTcttctcttttgaggatgtgaggcaatctgtctctgaaatgaaGAAGAGACTAGAGAAATTCCTCAGTGAAGAGACAATCAGTAGACCAGAAAAAG TTAATAAAGACCAGCTTTTCTTACCTGTTCAGCCCAAAACCAGAGAGGAATTCTTAAAGT ATTCCTGTCAgctcacactggatcccaaGACAGCACATAAACAACTCCGTCTGTCTGATGGGAACAGAAAGGCGACAAGGACTAATACAGCTAAgccatatcctgatcatccagagagatttcaAAAGCGGGGGCAGGTTCTCtgtagagagagtttgtgtgggcgctgttactgggaggttgAGTGGAGTGGGTGGGTCTCTATAGCAGTCTCATATAAAGACATCAGCAGGAAAGGGGAAGGTAAAGAGTGTGGGTTTGGACTCAATAATCAGTCCTGGAGATTAACCTGTTCTCACACTCATTACTCCTTCATGCACGACAACAATGAGACAAAAATGCCAATACTAGACAGCCATTCTagaataggagtgtatctggatcACAGGGCAGGAATTCTGTCTttctacagcgtctctgacacaatgaccctcctccacagattccagaccacattcactcagcccctctatgcTGGATTCTGGGTTTATGGATCTTGTCAGATTAAGAACCTGTCATGA
- the LOC115826643 gene encoding tripartite motif-containing protein 16-like isoform X6 produces MAEDSLSTQDPLICPVCLDLFNDPVTIPCGHSYCMSCIEGCWDQNDQRGIYSCPQCRQTFTQRPVLNKNTTLADLAEKKRKIGLQAAPPAVCYVGPGDVECDICTGRKLKAVKSCLLCLVSFCETHLQPHYESPAYKKHKLVEASTQLQDRICSQHDKVMEIYCRTDQKMICYLCTMDEHKGHDTVSAAAERTEKQRQLGETQRKSRQRIQEREKELQELKQAVNSLRISAQTAVEDSERIFTETIQLIERKRSEVIEQIRVKEKAELSQTEDHIKKLERDIADLRKRDTELEQLSHTEDHLQFLQSFQFLSVHSGVKELSSMTVNPVFSFEDVRQSVSEMKKRLEKFLNQLFLPVQPKTREEFLKYSCQLTLDPKTAHKQLRLSDGNRKATRTNTAKPYPDHPERFQKRGQVLCRESLCGRCYWEVEWSGWVSIAVSYKDISRKGEGKECGFGLNNQSWRLTCSHTHYSFMHDNNETKMPILDSHSRIGVYLDHRAGILSFYSVSDTMTLLHRFQTTFTQPLYAGFWVYGSCQIKNLS; encoded by the exons ATGGCTGAAGATTCTTTATCAACTCAAGACCCACTcatctgtcctgtctgtctggattTATTTAATGATCCAgtgactattccctgtggacacagttactgtatgagCTGTATTGAGGGCTGCTGGGATCAGAATGATCAGAGAGGAATCTATAGTTGTCCCCAGTGTAGACAGACCTTCACCCAAAGACCTGTTCTCAATAAGAATACCACACTGGCTGATCTggctgagaaaaaaaggaaaataggaCTCCAggctgctcctcctgctgtctgttatgttggacctggagatgtggagtgtgacatcTGCACTGGGAGAAAACTCAAAGCTGTCAAATCCTGTCTGTTGTGTCTGGTGTCATTTTGTGAAACTCACCTCCAGCCTCACTACGAATCTCCTGCCTACAAGAAACACAAGCTGGTCGAAGCCTCCACACAACTACAGGACAGGATCTGCTCTCAGCATGACAAAGTAATGGAGATTTACTGTCGCACTGACCAAAAGATGATCTGCTATTTGTGTACAATGGATGAACACAAAGGCCATGATACAGTCTCAGCAGCAGCTGAAAGGACtgagaaacag AGGCAGTTGGGGGAGACTCAGAGAAAATCCAGACAaagaatccaggagagagagaaggagctacAGGAGCTGAAACAGGCTGTGAATTCTCTGAGG atctctgcacagacagcagtggaggacagtgagaggatctttactgagaCGATCCAGTTGATTGAGAGAAAACGCTCTGAGGTGATAGAACAGATCAGAGTTAAGGAGAAGGCCGAACTGAGTCAGACTGAAGATCACATAAAGAAACTGGAGCGGGACATTGCTGatctgaggaagagagacactgagctggagcagctttcacacacagaggatcaccTCCAGTTCCTCCAG agtttccagtttctctctgttcattcaggAGTTAAAGAGTTAAGCAGCATGACTGTCAATCCGGTcttctcttttgaggatgtgaggcaatctgtctctgaaatgaaGAAGAGACTAGAGAAATTCCTCA ACCAGCTTTTCTTACCTGTTCAGCCCAAAACCAGAGAGGAATTCTTAAAGT ATTCCTGTCAgctcacactggatcccaaGACAGCACATAAACAACTCCGTCTGTCTGATGGGAACAGAAAGGCGACAAGGACTAATACAGCTAAgccatatcctgatcatccagagagatttcaAAAGCGGGGGCAGGTTCTCtgtagagagagtttgtgtgggcgctgttactgggaggttgAGTGGAGTGGGTGGGTCTCTATAGCAGTCTCATATAAAGACATCAGCAGGAAAGGGGAAGGTAAAGAGTGTGGGTTTGGACTCAATAATCAGTCCTGGAGATTAACCTGTTCTCACACTCATTACTCCTTCATGCACGACAACAATGAGACAAAAATGCCAATACTAGACAGCCATTCTagaataggagtgtatctggatcACAGGGCAGGAATTCTGTCTttctacagcgtctctgacacaatgaccctcctccacagattccagaccacattcactcagcccctctatgcTGGATTCTGGGTTTATGGATCTTGTCAGATTAAGAACCTGTCATGA